A genomic region of Magnolia sinica isolate HGM2019 chromosome 6, MsV1, whole genome shotgun sequence contains the following coding sequences:
- the LOC131248295 gene encoding vesicle-associated protein 1-1-like isoform X2, which produces MAFGELLGIEPQELKFPFELNKQISCPLQLSNKTDNYVAFKVKTTNPKKYCVRPNAGIVMPQSTCDVTVVMQGQREAPPDMRCKDKFLLQSVVANPGMIAKDITPEMFNKESGNLVEECKLRVVYVAPLQLPSPVMEGSDEDSSPPRASSLDNRNSNALDFSHVSLEPQDKSSEELLRREGNKRRGGFSFLYVMLIGLVGFLFGYLFRT; this is translated from the exons ATGGCTTTCGGAGAGCTACTCGGCATCGAACCTCAAGAACTCAAATTTCCTT TTGAACTGAATAAGCAGATTTCATGTCCTCTTCAGTTATCAAATAAGACAGATAACTATGTGGCTTTCAAG GTCAAGACGACGAATCCGAAGAAGTATTGTGTCCGACCCAACGCCGGAATCGTCATGCCTCAGTCTACATGTGATGTTACTG ttgtgaTGCAAGGGCAACGAGAGGCGCCCCCtgacatgcgatgcaaagacaaGTTTCTCCTTCAGAGTGTTGTTGCAAATCCAGGCATGATTGCAAAGGACATTACACCAGAAATG tTTAACAAGGAGTCAGGGAATCTTGTTGAGGAGTGCAAATTAAGAGTCGTTTACGTTGCTCCACTACAACTGCCCTCACCAGTTATGGAAGGATCCGATGAAGATTCATCACCACCTAGGGCTTCTTCATTGGATAACAGGAATTCAAATGCTTTGGATTTTTCTCAT GTTTCACTTGAGCCTCAAGACAAATCTTCAGAG GAACTTTTGAGGCGAGAAGGCAATAAGAGACGTGGCGGTTTCTCCTTCCTGTATGTGATGCTTATTGGCTTGGTAGGCTTCCTCTTCGGGTATCTTTTCAGGACATGA
- the LOC131248296 gene encoding trihelix transcription factor ASIL2 produces MSPNPMEEEEEEEESEPESSDNEEIQSHPNGRLTASSQPVTVAAPPYHQQQHHHHQTLTLALPIQNPSRAPAATSGREDCWSEGATGMLIDAWGERYLELSRGNLKQKHWKDVADIVSSRDDYTKPLKTDVQCKNRIDTVKKKYKIEKAKIASGSGPSKWVFFTKLDRLIGGPPRKPNTAAAPMPTTPTIPISVSKPAIGIPVQRPPLQQQMPGSSNSAGPDSSDSFPPVTVNGKKRRIERGSAQARAGNSVRELTRAVLEFGEVYERVERSKLQQVMEMEQQRMVFAKELELQRMQFFMKTQLELAQMKHGRTGISNNSNNTG; encoded by the coding sequence ATGTCCCCAAACCCGatggaggaagaggaagaggaagaggaatcCGAACCCGAATCGTCTGACAACGAAGAGATCCAATCCCACCCTAACGGCCGTCTAACGGCATCGTCACAGCCAGTAACGGTAGCTGCCCCGCCCTACCaccagcagcagcaccaccaccatcaaaccctaaccctagctctTCCCATTCAAAATCCTTCTAGGGCTCCGGCGGCCACGAGCGGCCGTGAGGACTGCTGGAGCGAGGGCGCCACCGGCATGCTAATTGACGCCTGGGGCGAACGATACCTGGAGCTGAGCCGGGGAAACCTCAAGCAGAAGCACTGGAAGGATGTAGCGGACATCGTCAGCAGCCGCGACGACTACACCAAGCCCCTGAAGACCGATGTCCAATGCAAGAACCGCATCGACACCGTTAAAAAGAAGTACAAGATCGAGAAGGCCAAGATCGCCTCTGGCTCGGGCCCCAGCAAGTGGGTCTTCTTCACCAAGCTCGACCGCCTCATCGGCGGTCCGCCTCGCAAGCCAAACACCGCCGCGGCGCCCATGCCCACCACGCCCACAATCCCGATCTCCGTGTCGAAGCCAGCCATTGGAATTCCCGTCCAGCGGCCCCCACTGCAGCAGCAGATGCCGGGGTCCTCCAATTCCGCCGGGCCGGATTCATCTGACAGCTTCCCGCCCGTGACCGTGAATGGGAAGAAGCGGCGGATCGAGAGGGGCTCGGCTCAGGCCCGGGCGGGTAATTCTGTTAGGGAGCTGACGCGGGCTGTCCTGGAATTTGGGGAGGTTTATGAGCGCGTGGAGCGGTCTAAGCTGCAGCAGGTGATGGAGATGGAACAGCAGCGGATGGTGTTTGCCAAGGAGCTGGAATTACAAAGGATGCAGTTCTTTATGAAGACGCAGTTGGAGCTCGCCCAGATGAAGCATGGGAGGACTGGGATTAGTAATAACAGTAATAACACAGGTTAG
- the LOC131248295 gene encoding vesicle-associated protein 3-1-like isoform X3 produces MAFGELLGIEPQELKFPFELNKQISCPLQLSNKTDNYVAFKVKTTNPKKYCVRPNAGIVMPQSTCDVTVVMQGQREAPPDMRCKDKFLLQSVVANPGMIAKDITPEMFNKESGNLVEECKLRVVYVAPLQLPSPVMEGSDEDSSPPRASSLDNRNSNALDFSHVSLEPQDKSSEKRATCNSTGTRFSVFVHMNFLIHFSTYMVHSG; encoded by the exons ATGGCTTTCGGAGAGCTACTCGGCATCGAACCTCAAGAACTCAAATTTCCTT TTGAACTGAATAAGCAGATTTCATGTCCTCTTCAGTTATCAAATAAGACAGATAACTATGTGGCTTTCAAG GTCAAGACGACGAATCCGAAGAAGTATTGTGTCCGACCCAACGCCGGAATCGTCATGCCTCAGTCTACATGTGATGTTACTG ttgtgaTGCAAGGGCAACGAGAGGCGCCCCCtgacatgcgatgcaaagacaaGTTTCTCCTTCAGAGTGTTGTTGCAAATCCAGGCATGATTGCAAAGGACATTACACCAGAAATG tTTAACAAGGAGTCAGGGAATCTTGTTGAGGAGTGCAAATTAAGAGTCGTTTACGTTGCTCCACTACAACTGCCCTCACCAGTTATGGAAGGATCCGATGAAGATTCATCACCACCTAGGGCTTCTTCATTGGATAACAGGAATTCAAATGCTTTGGATTTTTCTCAT GTTTCACTTGAGCCTCAAGACAAATCTTCAGAG AAAAGGGCTACTTGTAATTCTACTGGGACCAGATTCTCTGTGTTTGTGCACATGAACTTCTTGATACACTTTTCTACATATATGGTTCATTCAGGATAG
- the LOC131248295 gene encoding vesicle-associated protein 1-1-like isoform X1, whose protein sequence is MAFGELLGIEPQELKFPFELNKQISCPLQLSNKTDNYVAFKVKTTNPKKYCVRPNAGIVMPQSTCDVTVVMQGQREAPPDMRCKDKFLLQSVVANPGMIAKDITPEMFNKESGNLVEECKLRVVYVAPLQLPSPVMEGSDEDSSPPRASSLDNRNSNALDFSHVSLEPQDKSSEVKAVISSLTDEKNSAIRVNNKLCQELELLRREGNKRRGGFSFLYVMLIGLVGFLFGYLFRT, encoded by the exons ATGGCTTTCGGAGAGCTACTCGGCATCGAACCTCAAGAACTCAAATTTCCTT TTGAACTGAATAAGCAGATTTCATGTCCTCTTCAGTTATCAAATAAGACAGATAACTATGTGGCTTTCAAG GTCAAGACGACGAATCCGAAGAAGTATTGTGTCCGACCCAACGCCGGAATCGTCATGCCTCAGTCTACATGTGATGTTACTG ttgtgaTGCAAGGGCAACGAGAGGCGCCCCCtgacatgcgatgcaaagacaaGTTTCTCCTTCAGAGTGTTGTTGCAAATCCAGGCATGATTGCAAAGGACATTACACCAGAAATG tTTAACAAGGAGTCAGGGAATCTTGTTGAGGAGTGCAAATTAAGAGTCGTTTACGTTGCTCCACTACAACTGCCCTCACCAGTTATGGAAGGATCCGATGAAGATTCATCACCACCTAGGGCTTCTTCATTGGATAACAGGAATTCAAATGCTTTGGATTTTTCTCAT GTTTCACTTGAGCCTCAAGACAAATCTTCAGAG GTGAAGGCTGTGATTTCAAGCCTTACAGATGAGAAAAATTCTGCCATTCGAGTGAATAATAAACTTTGTCAGGAACTG GAACTTTTGAGGCGAGAAGGCAATAAGAGACGTGGCGGTTTCTCCTTCCTGTATGTGATGCTTATTGGCTTGGTAGGCTTCCTCTTCGGGTATCTTTTCAGGACATGA